One Brevibacillus choshinensis genomic window carries:
- a CDS encoding TerC family protein — translation MELLFTPEFWSALLAIVVIDLVLAGDNAIVIGMAARNLPANQQKKAIIWGTVGAIVIRALATLAVVWLLKIPGLLLVGGLILVWISLKLLVQEDNHENMKASGSLGAAIWTIIVADTVMGLDNVIAVAGAAHGDFLLVIIGLIISVPIMVWGSTMILKVMERYPVVIYIGSAVLAYTAASMVTSEKFLAPFFAQYPWVKWVFIVAVVVGVLLTGRMKSQKQKRLAEQS, via the coding sequence ATGGAACTATTGTTTACCCCTGAATTTTGGTCCGCACTACTAGCCATCGTCGTCATTGACTTGGTGCTAGCCGGCGACAATGCGATTGTCATCGGGATGGCGGCGCGAAATCTCCCAGCGAATCAGCAAAAGAAAGCGATCATCTGGGGAACGGTCGGCGCAATTGTCATACGCGCTCTGGCTACCTTGGCCGTTGTTTGGTTGTTGAAAATCCCTGGTCTGCTGCTCGTCGGTGGATTGATCCTGGTATGGATCTCCCTGAAGCTGCTGGTCCAAGAAGACAATCATGAGAACATGAAAGCCAGCGGCAGCCTCGGCGCTGCGATCTGGACGATTATCGTTGCTGACACCGTCATGGGTCTCGATAACGTAATCGCTGTCGCAGGTGCTGCACACGGTGACTTCCTGCTGGTCATCATCGGCTTGATCATTAGCGTGCCGATCATGGTATGGGGAAGCACGATGATTCTGAAGGTCATGGAGCGCTATCCGGTCGTCATCTACATCGGTTCCGCTGTCCTGGCTTACACGGCAGCCAGCATGGTTACTTCGGAAAAATTCCTGGCGCCATTCTTTGCACAATACCCTTGGGTAAAATGGGTGTTCATCGTTGCAGTCGTGGTTGGTGTCCTGTTGACAGGTCGCATGAAAAGTCAGAAGCAAAAACGACTGGCGGAACAATCATAA
- a CDS encoding AI-2E family transporter, whose product MDELRRSRLFAAAIWLTILLIIGNLLWLLRPVLSELFHLLEEVLVPVVVGLIIAYLLHPIVQVLERRRMPRLMAVLLIYGSFVLIIAIAVVNAIPIFTKQLVELSDDLPRLSEWYYKWMSEWEAHKYFLPDSISHGVDRVIIQSHENVSHTVTQLVNNARNSVGKVLAYAVVPFIAFYLLKDMKELHEAGMSFVPRAYRKQVLSVLRDINESLGNYIHGQMMVAIIVGVFAYIGYWLIGMPYPFVLASFVCLTNIIPYIGPLIGAGPAVIVALTISTKMLLFVLAVNVVIQVVEGNILSPNIVGRSLHLHPLLIIMALLAGEAIGGIIGLIVAVPLLAVCKVIISRVALMMHES is encoded by the coding sequence GTGGATGAACTTCGGCGCAGTCGCCTGTTTGCTGCGGCCATTTGGCTCACCATTCTGTTGATCATTGGCAATCTGCTATGGCTGCTCCGACCTGTCTTGTCCGAGCTGTTTCATTTGCTGGAGGAAGTCCTGGTGCCTGTTGTGGTTGGACTGATTATCGCCTACCTGCTTCATCCGATCGTGCAGGTGTTGGAGCGTCGTCGGATGCCGCGGCTCATGGCTGTTTTGCTCATTTACGGCTCTTTTGTTCTCATCATAGCGATTGCGGTCGTGAATGCCATCCCGATTTTTACCAAGCAGCTGGTAGAGCTCTCAGATGATTTGCCGAGGCTCTCGGAGTGGTATTACAAATGGATGAGCGAATGGGAAGCCCATAAATACTTTTTGCCGGATAGCATTTCGCATGGCGTGGATCGGGTGATTATCCAGTCGCATGAGAACGTCTCCCACACCGTTACCCAACTCGTGAACAACGCCCGCAATTCAGTCGGGAAAGTGCTTGCGTACGCCGTCGTGCCGTTCATCGCCTTCTATTTATTGAAGGACATGAAAGAGCTGCATGAAGCGGGGATGTCGTTCGTCCCGCGAGCGTACCGCAAACAAGTGCTATCGGTGCTGCGAGATATCAATGAATCGCTCGGAAATTACATACATGGACAAATGATGGTGGCCATCATCGTCGGAGTGTTTGCCTACATCGGCTACTGGCTGATTGGCATGCCCTATCCATTTGTCCTCGCTTCCTTTGTCTGTCTGACGAACATCATCCCGTACATTGGCCCTCTGATCGGGGCGGGACCGGCTGTCATTGTCGCATTGACCATTTCGACAAAAATGCTTTTGTTCGTACTCGCCGTCAACGTCGTCATTCAGGTAGTAGAAGGAAACATCCTATCCCCGAATATTGTCGGGCGTTCCCTTCATTTGCATCCGCTGCTCATCATCATGGCTTTGCTCGCTGGGGAAGCGATCGGGGGGATTATCGGGCTGATTGTGGCGGTCCCGCTGCTCGCCGTATGCAAAGTCATTATCAGCCGAGTGGCGCTCATGATGCATGAAAGTTGA
- a CDS encoding cysteine desulfurase family protein produces the protein MSDMMYFDHAATTPVHHRVVEAMTPYLTQVFGNPSSVHGFGREARKALEAARDQIAAFMDADPQSLIFTGSGTEADNLAIIGGAMAQKERGRHVITSQVEHHAVLHACEYLEQAGFEVTYLPVDETGSVRLADLKEAIRPDTVLVSIMYGNNEVGTIQPIEEIGAFLREKGIIFHTDAVQAFGVLPVRVRQLPVDMLSVSAHKINGPKGVGALYVAKKVPLSPIMHGGSQERKRRAGTENLAGIVGFAEATRVTSEEMDDRVSKYRRMKEEMEAVWKEAGIAYQINGHPERVLPHVFNVSFIGVHTETMLMNLDLVRIAASSGSACTSGSLELSHVLTAMNLDESIATSAIRFSFGITNTIEEAKKAAQAVASIVKRLVK, from the coding sequence GTGTCTGACATGATGTATTTTGATCACGCAGCCACGACTCCCGTGCATCACAGGGTCGTGGAAGCGATGACCCCGTATTTGACGCAAGTATTTGGCAATCCCTCCAGTGTGCATGGTTTTGGGCGAGAGGCGCGCAAGGCATTGGAGGCGGCGAGAGACCAGATCGCCGCTTTCATGGATGCGGATCCGCAATCGCTCATTTTTACCGGAAGCGGAACGGAAGCTGACAATTTGGCGATCATCGGCGGTGCGATGGCCCAAAAAGAGCGCGGTCGTCATGTCATTACCTCGCAGGTGGAGCATCACGCGGTTCTGCATGCATGCGAATACCTGGAGCAAGCCGGCTTTGAAGTGACATACCTGCCTGTAGATGAGACCGGTTCTGTGCGTTTGGCAGATTTGAAGGAAGCGATTCGCCCAGATACGGTCCTCGTTTCCATCATGTACGGAAACAACGAAGTCGGCACGATCCAACCGATTGAAGAGATCGGCGCGTTTTTGCGCGAAAAAGGGATCATCTTCCACACCGATGCGGTTCAGGCGTTTGGGGTGCTGCCCGTACGCGTGAGACAGCTGCCAGTGGATATGCTGTCTGTCTCTGCTCACAAGATCAATGGCCCTAAAGGGGTAGGCGCTTTGTACGTAGCCAAAAAGGTGCCGCTATCACCGATCATGCACGGGGGCTCCCAAGAGAGGAAGCGACGTGCAGGCACAGAAAACCTCGCCGGGATCGTTGGATTTGCCGAAGCGACAAGAGTTACTTCAGAGGAAATGGATGATCGTGTCTCCAAGTACAGACGGATGAAAGAAGAGATGGAGGCTGTCTGGAAGGAAGCGGGCATCGCTTATCAGATCAATGGACACCCTGAAAGAGTGTTACCTCATGTCTTTAATGTCAGCTTTATCGGTGTACATACCGAAACCATGCTGATGAATCTGGACCTGGTCCGTATAGCTGCATCCAGTGGTTCGGCTTGTACATCGGGTTCACTCGAGCTGTCTCACGTCCTCACCGCCATGAATCTGGATGAAAGCATCGCGACATCTGCGATTCGTTTCAGCTTTGGCATCACCAATACGATCGAAGAAGCGAAGAAGGCCGCTCAAGCTGTGGCAAGCATTGTGAAGCGCCTGGTGAAATGA
- a CDS encoding PRC-barrel domain-containing protein produces MRKAMDVVGLPVVCLQTGETIGTARDILCDSTWHVRGVLLSEQGWFHSGTYIPAERIHAVGESCLTVSGKDAITPLPHLAGLQPVGFVTGKTKLKGKAVITASGELLGRLEDVYFSANWEKLVGYELSNGWIADVTEGRKRLPAPYSVIVGEENLIVPDFCS; encoded by the coding sequence ATGCGCAAGGCAATGGATGTAGTTGGCTTGCCCGTCGTTTGCCTGCAAACAGGAGAGACGATCGGTACCGCCCGTGACATTCTTTGTGACTCCACTTGGCATGTACGAGGAGTCTTGCTGAGCGAACAGGGCTGGTTCCATTCAGGTACCTACATTCCTGCCGAACGGATTCATGCGGTAGGTGAGTCCTGCCTTACCGTATCGGGTAAAGACGCAATCACGCCCTTGCCTCATCTCGCCGGTCTGCAACCTGTCGGCTTCGTGACGGGAAAGACAAAGTTAAAAGGAAAAGCGGTCATTACCGCTTCTGGAGAACTCCTGGGCAGATTGGAAGACGTTTACTTTTCTGCGAACTGGGAGAAACTTGTAGGGTACGAACTGTCCAATGGCTGGATTGCGGATGTCACGGAGGGGCGAAAACGCCTGCCAGCACCGTATTCCGTCATCGTCGGGGAAGAAAACCTGATCGTGCCGGACTTTTGTTCGTAG
- a CDS encoding methyl-accepting chemotaxis protein → MFIKGISIRFKLVITILIITMVPLMTVGYLQFENARKAVYELTVTDLQYITDMKTRELAPYTQDASVFEGNKQKISEIIGEVAERYYKPNGMNGYAYIIDAQGVAIVHPDPSVQNTSLAQEEFTKEILAKKKGWLEYDFQGATKLTVFEELPNGWILVIGSFQNDLLKTIESSRMLMFLLNLASAIIALVVGIFIVNKLVRPLKELVAVMKEAESGNLTGVVQVRSRDEIGALSAMYNEMMGGFRRMLQEVQHVSQQVAASSEELTASASESARASEQISAASSEIASGSDQQKRAVLDTTHFLHRIGNDIGEIAESTDHVSTDASQAFQLAKGGEGKLKKLVEEMDQITSHVRQTEQVIRELGLQSEKIMGIITIIRQISDQTNLLALNAAIEAARAGEQGRSFAVVAQEVRKLAEQSGQAAEEIASLIHTTHQEIRDAVTAMEATTEAVQEGRGGVASAGESFQQILIAVQDVSNQVNRMNEAARAIHHDTEKLVGNADHIASLADTAARDTQEVAAASEEQTATTEEMTAAAETLAEMAERLSEQVKRFTI, encoded by the coding sequence ATGTTCATCAAGGGTATCTCCATTCGTTTTAAACTCGTTATCACCATACTGATCATCACGATGGTCCCGTTGATGACAGTCGGCTATTTGCAGTTTGAAAATGCCCGCAAGGCCGTCTATGAGCTTACCGTGACCGATTTGCAATACATAACGGACATGAAGACAAGAGAGCTGGCTCCATACACACAGGACGCCTCCGTGTTTGAAGGAAACAAACAGAAAATTAGTGAAATCATCGGCGAAGTGGCAGAGAGATATTACAAGCCGAATGGGATGAACGGCTATGCCTACATTATCGATGCGCAAGGCGTTGCGATCGTCCATCCAGATCCCTCAGTCCAAAACACCTCGCTCGCGCAAGAAGAGTTCACCAAAGAGATCTTGGCGAAAAAGAAAGGATGGCTGGAATACGATTTTCAGGGAGCGACCAAGCTCACCGTCTTTGAGGAGCTTCCCAACGGTTGGATCTTGGTCATCGGAAGTTTCCAGAATGATTTGCTAAAAACAATTGAGAGCAGCCGCATGCTCATGTTTTTGCTCAATCTGGCCAGTGCCATCATTGCTTTGGTTGTGGGAATTTTTATCGTCAACAAACTGGTCCGTCCGCTAAAAGAACTGGTAGCCGTCATGAAGGAAGCAGAGTCGGGTAATTTGACTGGTGTCGTGCAGGTGAGATCCCGCGATGAAATCGGTGCTCTGTCCGCCATGTACAATGAAATGATGGGTGGCTTCCGCAGAATGCTGCAGGAGGTGCAGCACGTCTCCCAGCAGGTGGCGGCTTCCTCTGAAGAGCTGACGGCAAGTGCCTCCGAAAGCGCACGAGCCTCCGAGCAAATTTCTGCGGCGTCTTCGGAAATCGCCAGCGGATCCGATCAGCAAAAACGAGCTGTGCTGGATACCACTCATTTTCTGCACCGAATCGGAAACGATATTGGAGAGATCGCCGAGTCGACCGATCATGTCAGCACCGATGCGAGCCAAGCGTTTCAGCTGGCCAAAGGTGGAGAGGGCAAGCTGAAAAAACTGGTGGAGGAAATGGATCAGATCACGAGCCATGTACGCCAAACGGAGCAGGTCATAAGGGAGCTCGGGCTGCAATCGGAAAAAATCATGGGAATCATCACGATCATTCGCCAGATATCCGATCAGACCAATCTGCTCGCACTGAATGCCGCGATTGAAGCCGCACGGGCCGGCGAGCAAGGACGGAGCTTTGCTGTAGTCGCACAGGAAGTACGCAAGCTGGCGGAACAATCCGGACAGGCAGCTGAAGAAATCGCGAGCTTGATTCATACGACGCATCAGGAAATACGGGATGCTGTCACCGCGATGGAAGCGACTACCGAGGCCGTACAGGAAGGCAGAGGAGGCGTCGCGTCCGCAGGTGAAAGCTTCCAGCAAATCCTGATTGCCGTGCAGGATGTAAGCAATCAGGTAAATCGGATGAATGAAGCCGCGAGGGCCATTCATCACGATACGGAGAAGCTGGTAGGAAACGCTGACCATATCGCCAGCTTGGCCGATACAGCAGCGCGCGATACGCAGGAAGTGGCGGCCGCCTCTGAGGAGCAGACAGCGACGACAGAGGAGATGACTGCGGCGGCCGAGACCTTGGCGGAAATGGCGGAACGGTTGTCAGAACAGGTAAAACGATTTACAATCTAA